One window of the Oncorhynchus mykiss isolate Arlee chromosome 5, USDA_OmykA_1.1, whole genome shotgun sequence genome contains the following:
- the dtwd2 gene encoding tRNA-uridine aminocarboxypropyltransferase 2, protein MFHTFVMDTTCQSLSNLSINHPLAPVEYANCGSSSSQDDEDVDGFGDLRSLPVDVCERRPTCLRCCRPQKVCLCPFLPVHPLEVSTCLYIVQHPAEESRALRTVPLLAACLPPGKCKVLVGRRFNEERNPELAAVCRDSRTLILYPGPDAQNLEELVQKQDQDRMGEQFVRAVGPNVIIIDGTWSQAKDMFLRNTLLHQPKQVQLSRSEQTSQYVIRSQPSNICLSTLECAAVTLSILERNEAIQEVLLKPLQALCSFQLQHGALVHHSKEHLIRHGIYDKQMPTNKRKIKRMENLITNKHICPR, encoded by the exons ATGTTCCATACATTTGTAATGGACACAACATGCCAAAGTCTCTCAAATCTTTCCATAAACCACCCTCTTGCTCCAGTTGAATATGCCAATTGTGGCAGCTCTTCTTCCCAAGATGACGAAGACGTGGACGGCTTTGGGGATCTGCGATCTCTGCCTGTAGATGTCTGCGAGAGACGACCCACATGTTTACGATGTTG CCGTCCCCAGAAGGTGTGTCTCTGCCCGTTCCTGCCAGTCCACCCCCTGGAGGTCTCCACGTGTCTGTACATCGTACAGCATCCTGCagag gAGAGTCGAGCGCTTCGtaccgtccctctccttgctgcGTGTTTGCCCCCAGGAAAATGCAAGGTCTTGGTGGGAAGGAGATTCAATGAAGAGAG GAACCCAGAGCTGGCTGCAGTGTGTCGAGACAGCAGAACCCTGATACTGTACCCGGGACCAGATGCTCAGAACCTGGAGGAGCTAGTCCAGAAACAAGACCAGGACAGGATGGGAGAGCAATTTGTGAGGGCAGTGGGACCCAATGTCATCATCATCGATGGCACCTGGAGCCAGGCAAAAGATATGTTCCTCAGAAACACCCTGCTCCACCAGCCCAAACAG GTACAGCTGAGCAGGAGTGAGCAGACTAGCCAGTATGTGATCCGTTCTCAGCCATCTAACATCTGCCTGTCCACCCTGGAGTGTGCTGCTGTCACCCTGTCCATCCTAGAGAGGAACGAAGCAATACAGGAG GTTCTGTTGAAGCCTCTGCAGGCTCTGTGCTCTTTCCAGCTGCAGCATGGGGCCCTGGTCCACCACAGCAAGGAACACCTGATACGACACGGCATTTACGACAAACAAATGCCCACGAACAAACGCAAGATCAAGAGAATGGAGAATCTTATTACTAACAAGCACATCTGCCCTAGATGA
- the LOC110523441 gene encoding nucleolysin TIA-1 isoform X1 has translation MMDDETPKTLYVGNLSRDVTEALIMQLFGQIGPCKSCKMIVDTAGNDPYCFVEFYEHRHAASSLAAMNGRKIMGKEVKVNWATTPSSQKKDTSNHFHVFVGDLSPEITTDDIKAAFAPFGRISDARVVKDMATGKSKGYGFVSFFNKWDAENAIQQMGGQWLGGRQIRTNWATRKPPAPKATYETNTKHLSFEEVVNQSSPSNCTVYCGGVTTGLTEQLMRQTFTPFGQIMEIRVFPDKGYSFVRFNSHEGAAHAIVSVNGTSIDGHVVKCYWGKETTDMVSPMQQVQMPQVRPQQNKIGFAAQPYGQYAQWYGNAQQIGQYVPNGWQVPTYGVYGQAWNQQGFNHLQAGAGWTGVGAVSNGGVVEPGQGVNGTVLANQSGMGTAGYHTH, from the exons ATGATGGACGACGAAACACCCAAGACCCT GTATGTTGGGAACCTGTCCCGGGATGTGACTGAAGCCCTCATCATGCAGCTGTTTGGACAGATCGGCCCCTGCAAGAGCTGTAAAATGATAGTAGAC ACGGCAGGTAATGACCCATACTGCTTTGTGGAGTTCTACGAACACAGGCACGCTGCCTCGTCACTCGCAGCCATGAATGGTCGTAAAATAATGGGTAAG GAGGTCAAGGTGAACTGGGCCACAACCCCTAGCAGCCAGAAGAAAGACACAAGCA ATCACTTCCATGTTTTCGTTGGAGACCTCAGTCCTGAAATCACCACGGATGACATCAAGGCTGCTTTCGCCCCCTTTGGGAGGATATC TGATGCTCGGGTGGTGAAAGACATGGCTACTGGCAAATCTAAAGGCTATGGCTTTGTGTCCTTCTTCAACAAATGG GATGCAGAGAATGCCATCCAACAGATGGGAGGTCAGTGGTTGGGAGGACGGCAGATCAGGACTAACTGGGCCACCAGGAAGCCCCCTGCGCCCAAAGCCACCTACGAGa CAAACACCAAACACCTGTCGTTTGAAGAGGTTGTGAACCAGTCCAGTCCCAGCAACTGTACCGTCTACTGTGGAGGTGTCACAACAGGCCTCACAG AGCAACTGATGAGGCAGACCTTCACCCCCTTCGGTCAGATCATGGAGATCCGAGTTTTCCCAGACAAAGGCTACTCATTTGTGAG GTTCAACTCCCACGAGGGAGCGGCCCACGCCATAGTGTCAGTGAACGGGACGTCCATAGATGGTCACGTGGTGAAGTGTTACTGGGGGAAAGAAACCACAGACATGGTCAGCCCCATGCAGCAGGTACAGATGCCTCAGGTAAGACCACAG CAGAACAAAATAGGTTTTGCAGCACAGCCCTACGGCCAGTATGCCCAGTGGTACGGTAACGCCCAGCAGATTGGCCAATACGTCCCAAACGGGTGGCAGGTGCCCACCTACGGAGTCTATGGACAGGCCTGGAACCAGCAGGGATTCAA CCATTTACAGGCGGGTGCAGGGTGGACAGGCGTGGGAGCCGTCAGTAATGGTGGTGTGGTGGAGCCTGGACAGGGAGTCAATGGGACTGTGCTGGCCAACCAGTCCGGCATGGGCACCGCTGGCTACCACACCCACTGA
- the si:ch1073-398f15.1 gene encoding cardiomyopathy-associated protein 5 has product MDTMETVECIRIDPDTLTMLEDDVDITEGVCQINDEVEDLRNSLRLAVQDEAVRPKMQCLMMDPSFSMVTVQGEDSGIQWETSSSRCSTPWGSEAEPTPTIASEFCFPINERSVSPGLGSGTAGKITFVMDEAMMVRRPRMKISCGGGRRSRADRRGQTPLSTGDDLGELVEKPELVEVSLPNVRAEGDGEEEETTDPKEEKKQSLFRLVSEGSEILNIMVPPRLVSIDEEESQVMVDNLSYLEESTFTKPSNEIIEEVFEEDTTPSVGGGDQTVEHTDSSKLTRPDQTDPPGAPVAKQPRRGATSDMDYFETFTKMDEPAPGGPTMIEEGQKEEEADCGEENQQVSEEPEQLQDTAPVTEDLGGSNTGVSGEEISSDHLDEVFYGGMDNMPSKNYLEVEEGTVDKSPKSPLKESGSALFGSEETILTPIFLPSGPPKIINPTLLEEPTAMAFLYTDLYEEAVGSREGVKEEDTESMTSERSFHSRHSDREARGYLEKFVLKDETPMVELEGEPAVEEGFRTWAQELYTLDSFLSQPDDREIEGEIQESEHDMTDFFRTNASSSPSDDRYIPSLDKEKNHAEPVKEDKHVKADNVLKTVQEAPQLQVFKEVKTTEEENKSQGVVTDLNDPPLSDPESFSERAGGGSVTEPPTDKDLSYKHDAPTVELQKLPPLSDSGTNQEAPKPVAPPRRKPAAPHKSSLKLAPLARAQTPVEILEGGGDRGKEEREEEKEKASPAETADEGEGDGETGQREEEKDMTTPVDGSSSFYQSQITLLSSIATEPVKAEDKKTELAEGNTEPPQAEESDSPKPEADLVLTGQDSKTEPAKGEAEPAESAKLEVEPTTGPSQTTPSVPAPVNDPARVGGGCIIL; this is encoded by the exons ATGGATACAATGGAAACGGTGGAATGTATCAGGATAGATCCAGATACTCTGACAATGCTAGAGGATGACGTGGACATCACAGAGGGAGTCTGCCAAATCAATGACGAGGTTGAGGATCTCCGCAACAG TTTGCGGTTGGCGGTTCAGGATGAGGCGGTGCGTCCCAAGATGCAGTGCTTAATGATGGACCCCTCCTTCTCCATGGTTACCGTGCAGGGCGAGGACAGCGGCATCCAATGGGAGACCAGCTCCAGCCGCTGCTCCACCCCTTGGGGTTCCGAAGCCGAACCCACCCCTACCATCGCCTCGGAATTCTGCTTTCCCATTAATGAAAGGTCTGTTTCACCTGGATTAGGATCTGGAACAGCAGGTAAAATAACCTTTGTCATGGATGAGGCAATGATGGTGAGGAGGCCAAGGATGAAAATAAGTTGTGGAGGAGGACGCAGGAGCCGGGCTGACAGACGGGGACAGACTCCTCTGTCCACAGGTGATGACTTAG GTGAGTTGGTTGAGAAGCCAGAGCTAGTGGAGGTCTCCCTGCCCAATGTGAGggcagagggagatggggaggaggaggaaacgaCAGATCCCAAAGAGGAGAAGAAGCAGAGTTTGTTCCGCCTGGTGTCAGAAGGCTCAGAGATCCTGAACATCATggttcctcccaggctggtgAGCATAGACGAGGAGGAGAGCCAAGTCATGGTGGACAACCTGTCTTACCTGGAGGAATCCACCTTCACCAAACCCAGTAACGAAATCATAGAAGAG GTGTTTGAGGAGGACACCACACCATCAGTGGGGGGTGGAGATCAAACGGTGGAACACACTGACTCCTCCAAACTCACCAGGCCTGATCAGACTGACCCTCCTGGGGCTCCGGTGGCAAAGCAGCCCAGACGAGGAGCCACCAGTGACATGGACTACTTTGAGACATTTACTAAGATGGATGAGCCTGCTCCAGGAGGCCCCACCATGATTGAAGAAGGACAGAAGGAGGAGGAAGCAGACTGTGGAGAGGAAAACCAGCAGGTGAGTGAGGAGCCGGAACAGCTCCAAGATACCGCACCTGTGACCGAAGACCTGGGAGGTTCCAACACAGGCGTTAGCGGAGAAGAAATCTCCAGTGACCATCTAGATGAGGTGTTCTACGGCGGTATGGACAATATGCCTTCTAAGAACTATCTGGAAGTAGAGGAGGGCACAGTAGACAAGTCACCCAAGTCCCCCCTCAAGGAGAGTGGATCGGCCCTCTTCGGCAGCGAGGAAACCATCCTCACCCCCATCTTCCTCCCCTCGGGACCCCCCAAAATCATCAACCCCACTCTGCTAGAAGAGCCTACGGCCATGGCCTTCCTTTACACAGACCTGTATGAAGAGGCGGTGGGCAGCAGGGAAggagtgaaggaggaagacactGAGAGTATGACCTCTGAAAGGTCCTTCCACAGCAGACACTCAGACCGGGAGGCCAGGGGGTACCTGGAGAAGTTTGTCCTGAAGGACGAGACTCCCATGGTGGAGCTGGAAGGGGAACCGGCAGTAGAGGAAGGCTTCAGAACTTGGGCACAGGAACTGTACACGCTGGACAGCTTTCTATCCCAGCCTGATgatagagagatagaaggggagatCCAGGAGTCTGAGCATGACATGACAGATTTTTTCCGGACGAACGCCAGTTCCTCTCCATCTGATGATCGGTACATCCCATCACTGGATAAAGAAAAGAACCATGCAGAACCTGTGAAGGAGGACAAACATGTTAAGGCAGACAATGTTTTAAAGACGGTGCAGGAAGCACCTCAGCTTCAAGTGTTTAAAGAAGTGAAAACTACAGAGGAGGAGAACAAGAGTCAGGGCGTTGTCACAGATTTAAATGATCCACCACTTTCTGACCCAGAGTCTTTCTCTGAGAGGGCTGGTGGGGGGAGTGTCACTGAGCCCCCCACAGATAAAGACCTCTCATACAAACATGATGCTCCCACAGTGGAACTACAAAAACTCCCACCTCTGAGTGACAGTGGCACAAATCAGGAAGCTCCAAAGCCAGTAGCCCCCCCTAGAAGGAAGCCAGCTGCACCTCACAAGAGCTCTCTGAAACTAGCGCCACTGGCTCGAGCCCAGACCCCAGTTGAGAtcctagagggaggaggagatagagggaaggaagagagggaggaggagaaagagaaggctTCACCAGCTGAGACTGCTgatgaaggagagggggatggagagacaggacagagggaggaggagaaagatatGACAACACCAGTTGACGGCTCATCCTCATTTTACCAATCCCAGATTACGCTGCTCTCAAGTATAGCTACTGAACCAGTAAAAGCAGAGGATAAAAAGACTGAATTGGCTGAAGGAAACACAGAACCACCTCAGGCTGAGGAGAGTGACAGCCCCAAGCCAGAGGCTGACCTGGTattgacaggacaggacagtaaaaCAGAACCAGCTAAAGGAGAGGCTGAACCAGCTGAGTCAGCCAAGCTAGAAGTTGAACCTACAACAGGACCTAGCCAGACCACTCCTTCCGTTCCTGCCCCAGTGAATGACCCAGCCAGAGTTGGCGGCGGATGCATCATCCTTTAG
- the LOC110523441 gene encoding nucleolysin TIA-1 isoform X3 → MMDDETPKTLYVGNLSRDVTEALIMQLFGQIGPCKSCKMIVDTAGNDPYCFVEFYEHRHAASSLAAMNGRKIMGKEVKVNWATTPSSQKKDTSNHFHVFVGDLSPEITTDDIKAAFAPFGRISDARVVKDMATGKSKGYGFVSFFNKWDAENAIQQMGGQWLGGRQIRTNWATRKPPAPKATYETNTKHLSFEEVVNQSSPSNCTVYCGGVTTGLTEQLMRQTFTPFGQIMEIRVFPDKGYSFVRFNSHEGAAHAIVSVNGTSIDGHVVKCYWGKETTDMVSPMQQVQMPQQNKIGFAAQPYGQYAQWYGNAQQIGQYVPNGWQVPTYGVYGQAWNQQGFNHLQAGAGWTGVGAVSNGGVVEPGQGVNGTVLANQSGMGTAGYHTH, encoded by the exons ATGATGGACGACGAAACACCCAAGACCCT GTATGTTGGGAACCTGTCCCGGGATGTGACTGAAGCCCTCATCATGCAGCTGTTTGGACAGATCGGCCCCTGCAAGAGCTGTAAAATGATAGTAGAC ACGGCAGGTAATGACCCATACTGCTTTGTGGAGTTCTACGAACACAGGCACGCTGCCTCGTCACTCGCAGCCATGAATGGTCGTAAAATAATGGGTAAG GAGGTCAAGGTGAACTGGGCCACAACCCCTAGCAGCCAGAAGAAAGACACAAGCA ATCACTTCCATGTTTTCGTTGGAGACCTCAGTCCTGAAATCACCACGGATGACATCAAGGCTGCTTTCGCCCCCTTTGGGAGGATATC TGATGCTCGGGTGGTGAAAGACATGGCTACTGGCAAATCTAAAGGCTATGGCTTTGTGTCCTTCTTCAACAAATGG GATGCAGAGAATGCCATCCAACAGATGGGAGGTCAGTGGTTGGGAGGACGGCAGATCAGGACTAACTGGGCCACCAGGAAGCCCCCTGCGCCCAAAGCCACCTACGAGa CAAACACCAAACACCTGTCGTTTGAAGAGGTTGTGAACCAGTCCAGTCCCAGCAACTGTACCGTCTACTGTGGAGGTGTCACAACAGGCCTCACAG AGCAACTGATGAGGCAGACCTTCACCCCCTTCGGTCAGATCATGGAGATCCGAGTTTTCCCAGACAAAGGCTACTCATTTGTGAG GTTCAACTCCCACGAGGGAGCGGCCCACGCCATAGTGTCAGTGAACGGGACGTCCATAGATGGTCACGTGGTGAAGTGTTACTGGGGGAAAGAAACCACAGACATGGTCAGCCCCATGCAGCAGGTACAGATGCCTCAG CAGAACAAAATAGGTTTTGCAGCACAGCCCTACGGCCAGTATGCCCAGTGGTACGGTAACGCCCAGCAGATTGGCCAATACGTCCCAAACGGGTGGCAGGTGCCCACCTACGGAGTCTATGGACAGGCCTGGAACCAGCAGGGATTCAA CCATTTACAGGCGGGTGCAGGGTGGACAGGCGTGGGAGCCGTCAGTAATGGTGGTGTGGTGGAGCCTGGACAGGGAGTCAATGGGACTGTGCTGGCCAACCAGTCCGGCATGGGCACCGCTGGCTACCACACCCACTGA
- the LOC110523441 gene encoding nucleolysin TIA-1 isoform X2: protein MMDDETPKTLYVGNLSRDVTEALIMQLFGQIGPCKSCKMIVDTAGNDPYCFVEFYEHRHAASSLAAMNGRKIMGKEVKVNWATTPSSQKKDTSNHFHVFVGDLSPEITTDDIKAAFAPFGRISDARVVKDMATGKSKGYGFVSFFNKWDAENAIQQMGGQWLGGRQIRTNWATRKPPAPKATYETNTKHLSFEEVVNQSSPSNCTVYCGGVTTGLTEQLMRQTFTPFGQIMEIRVFPDKGYSFVRFNSHEGAAHAIVSVNGTSIDGHVVKCYWGKETTDMVSPMQQVQMPQVRPQNKIGFAAQPYGQYAQWYGNAQQIGQYVPNGWQVPTYGVYGQAWNQQGFNHLQAGAGWTGVGAVSNGGVVEPGQGVNGTVLANQSGMGTAGYHTH from the exons ATGATGGACGACGAAACACCCAAGACCCT GTATGTTGGGAACCTGTCCCGGGATGTGACTGAAGCCCTCATCATGCAGCTGTTTGGACAGATCGGCCCCTGCAAGAGCTGTAAAATGATAGTAGAC ACGGCAGGTAATGACCCATACTGCTTTGTGGAGTTCTACGAACACAGGCACGCTGCCTCGTCACTCGCAGCCATGAATGGTCGTAAAATAATGGGTAAG GAGGTCAAGGTGAACTGGGCCACAACCCCTAGCAGCCAGAAGAAAGACACAAGCA ATCACTTCCATGTTTTCGTTGGAGACCTCAGTCCTGAAATCACCACGGATGACATCAAGGCTGCTTTCGCCCCCTTTGGGAGGATATC TGATGCTCGGGTGGTGAAAGACATGGCTACTGGCAAATCTAAAGGCTATGGCTTTGTGTCCTTCTTCAACAAATGG GATGCAGAGAATGCCATCCAACAGATGGGAGGTCAGTGGTTGGGAGGACGGCAGATCAGGACTAACTGGGCCACCAGGAAGCCCCCTGCGCCCAAAGCCACCTACGAGa CAAACACCAAACACCTGTCGTTTGAAGAGGTTGTGAACCAGTCCAGTCCCAGCAACTGTACCGTCTACTGTGGAGGTGTCACAACAGGCCTCACAG AGCAACTGATGAGGCAGACCTTCACCCCCTTCGGTCAGATCATGGAGATCCGAGTTTTCCCAGACAAAGGCTACTCATTTGTGAG GTTCAACTCCCACGAGGGAGCGGCCCACGCCATAGTGTCAGTGAACGGGACGTCCATAGATGGTCACGTGGTGAAGTGTTACTGGGGGAAAGAAACCACAGACATGGTCAGCCCCATGCAGCAGGTACAGATGCCTCAGGTAAGACCACAG AACAAAATAGGTTTTGCAGCACAGCCCTACGGCCAGTATGCCCAGTGGTACGGTAACGCCCAGCAGATTGGCCAATACGTCCCAAACGGGTGGCAGGTGCCCACCTACGGAGTCTATGGACAGGCCTGGAACCAGCAGGGATTCAA CCATTTACAGGCGGGTGCAGGGTGGACAGGCGTGGGAGCCGTCAGTAATGGTGGTGTGGTGGAGCCTGGACAGGGAGTCAATGGGACTGTGCTGGCCAACCAGTCCGGCATGGGCACCGCTGGCTACCACACCCACTGA
- the LOC110523441 gene encoding nucleolysin TIA-1 isoform X5, translating to MMDDETPKTLYVGNLSRDVTEALIMQLFGQIGPCKSCKMIVDEVKVNWATTPSSQKKDTSNHFHVFVGDLSPEITTDDIKAAFAPFGRISDARVVKDMATGKSKGYGFVSFFNKWDAENAIQQMGGQWLGGRQIRTNWATRKPPAPKATYETNTKHLSFEEVVNQSSPSNCTVYCGGVTTGLTEQLMRQTFTPFGQIMEIRVFPDKGYSFVRFNSHEGAAHAIVSVNGTSIDGHVVKCYWGKETTDMVSPMQQVQMPQVRPQQNKIGFAAQPYGQYAQWYGNAQQIGQYVPNGWQVPTYGVYGQAWNQQGFNHLQAGAGWTGVGAVSNGGVVEPGQGVNGTVLANQSGMGTAGYHTH from the exons ATGATGGACGACGAAACACCCAAGACCCT GTATGTTGGGAACCTGTCCCGGGATGTGACTGAAGCCCTCATCATGCAGCTGTTTGGACAGATCGGCCCCTGCAAGAGCTGTAAAATGATAGTAGAC GAGGTCAAGGTGAACTGGGCCACAACCCCTAGCAGCCAGAAGAAAGACACAAGCA ATCACTTCCATGTTTTCGTTGGAGACCTCAGTCCTGAAATCACCACGGATGACATCAAGGCTGCTTTCGCCCCCTTTGGGAGGATATC TGATGCTCGGGTGGTGAAAGACATGGCTACTGGCAAATCTAAAGGCTATGGCTTTGTGTCCTTCTTCAACAAATGG GATGCAGAGAATGCCATCCAACAGATGGGAGGTCAGTGGTTGGGAGGACGGCAGATCAGGACTAACTGGGCCACCAGGAAGCCCCCTGCGCCCAAAGCCACCTACGAGa CAAACACCAAACACCTGTCGTTTGAAGAGGTTGTGAACCAGTCCAGTCCCAGCAACTGTACCGTCTACTGTGGAGGTGTCACAACAGGCCTCACAG AGCAACTGATGAGGCAGACCTTCACCCCCTTCGGTCAGATCATGGAGATCCGAGTTTTCCCAGACAAAGGCTACTCATTTGTGAG GTTCAACTCCCACGAGGGAGCGGCCCACGCCATAGTGTCAGTGAACGGGACGTCCATAGATGGTCACGTGGTGAAGTGTTACTGGGGGAAAGAAACCACAGACATGGTCAGCCCCATGCAGCAGGTACAGATGCCTCAGGTAAGACCACAG CAGAACAAAATAGGTTTTGCAGCACAGCCCTACGGCCAGTATGCCCAGTGGTACGGTAACGCCCAGCAGATTGGCCAATACGTCCCAAACGGGTGGCAGGTGCCCACCTACGGAGTCTATGGACAGGCCTGGAACCAGCAGGGATTCAA CCATTTACAGGCGGGTGCAGGGTGGACAGGCGTGGGAGCCGTCAGTAATGGTGGTGTGGTGGAGCCTGGACAGGGAGTCAATGGGACTGTGCTGGCCAACCAGTCCGGCATGGGCACCGCTGGCTACCACACCCACTGA
- the LOC110523441 gene encoding nucleolysin TIA-1 isoform X4, with amino-acid sequence MMDDETPKTLYVGNLSRDVTEALIMQLFGQIGPCKSCKMIVDTAGNDPYCFVEFYEHRHAASSLAAMNGRKIMGKEVKVNWATTPSSQKKDTSNHFHVFVGDLSPEITTDDIKAAFAPFGRISDARVVKDMATGKSKGYGFVSFFNKWDAENAIQQMGGQWLGGRQIRTNWATRKPPAPKATYETNTKHLSFEEVVNQSSPSNCTVYCGGVTTGLTEQLMRQTFTPFGQIMEIRVFPDKGYSFVRFNSHEGAAHAIVSVNGTSIDGHVVKCYWGKETTDMVSPMQQVQMPQNKIGFAAQPYGQYAQWYGNAQQIGQYVPNGWQVPTYGVYGQAWNQQGFNHLQAGAGWTGVGAVSNGGVVEPGQGVNGTVLANQSGMGTAGYHTH; translated from the exons ATGATGGACGACGAAACACCCAAGACCCT GTATGTTGGGAACCTGTCCCGGGATGTGACTGAAGCCCTCATCATGCAGCTGTTTGGACAGATCGGCCCCTGCAAGAGCTGTAAAATGATAGTAGAC ACGGCAGGTAATGACCCATACTGCTTTGTGGAGTTCTACGAACACAGGCACGCTGCCTCGTCACTCGCAGCCATGAATGGTCGTAAAATAATGGGTAAG GAGGTCAAGGTGAACTGGGCCACAACCCCTAGCAGCCAGAAGAAAGACACAAGCA ATCACTTCCATGTTTTCGTTGGAGACCTCAGTCCTGAAATCACCACGGATGACATCAAGGCTGCTTTCGCCCCCTTTGGGAGGATATC TGATGCTCGGGTGGTGAAAGACATGGCTACTGGCAAATCTAAAGGCTATGGCTTTGTGTCCTTCTTCAACAAATGG GATGCAGAGAATGCCATCCAACAGATGGGAGGTCAGTGGTTGGGAGGACGGCAGATCAGGACTAACTGGGCCACCAGGAAGCCCCCTGCGCCCAAAGCCACCTACGAGa CAAACACCAAACACCTGTCGTTTGAAGAGGTTGTGAACCAGTCCAGTCCCAGCAACTGTACCGTCTACTGTGGAGGTGTCACAACAGGCCTCACAG AGCAACTGATGAGGCAGACCTTCACCCCCTTCGGTCAGATCATGGAGATCCGAGTTTTCCCAGACAAAGGCTACTCATTTGTGAG GTTCAACTCCCACGAGGGAGCGGCCCACGCCATAGTGTCAGTGAACGGGACGTCCATAGATGGTCACGTGGTGAAGTGTTACTGGGGGAAAGAAACCACAGACATGGTCAGCCCCATGCAGCAGGTACAGATGCCTCAG AACAAAATAGGTTTTGCAGCACAGCCCTACGGCCAGTATGCCCAGTGGTACGGTAACGCCCAGCAGATTGGCCAATACGTCCCAAACGGGTGGCAGGTGCCCACCTACGGAGTCTATGGACAGGCCTGGAACCAGCAGGGATTCAA CCATTTACAGGCGGGTGCAGGGTGGACAGGCGTGGGAGCCGTCAGTAATGGTGGTGTGGTGGAGCCTGGACAGGGAGTCAATGGGACTGTGCTGGCCAACCAGTCCGGCATGGGCACCGCTGGCTACCACACCCACTGA